The Candidatus Latescibacter sp. genome has a window encoding:
- a CDS encoding glycosyltransferase family 9 protein, with protein MKILKGLEHYSKLKIRGFLKRKLKSGQLSFREVDISSISRILVIRQDSRLGNLVLMTPLLSALKAALPDTELDVLVAEGFEEVLAGNPNIDRLIIFQKQKARLIPWWYLRFIRKLKNTRYDLAIDVSNGYHFSLNSALLTFFTGARYRLGYDREDAGTFMNVLVPPPPENTPMAEAMQRIIDPILPGIRKYQTAFYVGDQDRSFAGDWLQEHEFTDNDSFIVIHPGGKGKKRWSVQNFADLINRIGAAGERIVVIGGKAEKETIRSLRALAKARFEVLDEATIGQMAAVIERAGMFISGDTGPMHVAVALGKPVVAIFLASDARVFGHQGKRSRVVTGEGGAVAAEDVYKAVCELSRR; from the coding sequence GTGAAAATCCTGAAAGGTTTGGAGCATTATTCCAAACTTAAAATACGGGGCTTTTTGAAAAGGAAACTGAAATCCGGGCAGCTTTCTTTCCGGGAAGTGGATATCAGTTCTATTTCACGGATACTGGTAATCCGTCAGGATTCACGGTTGGGGAATCTGGTGCTGATGACTCCGCTTTTGAGCGCCCTGAAAGCGGCGCTGCCTGATACTGAGCTGGATGTCCTGGTTGCCGAGGGTTTTGAGGAGGTTCTTGCCGGGAATCCCAATATTGACCGCCTGATTATTTTTCAGAAGCAAAAAGCGAGGCTGATTCCCTGGTGGTATCTGAGATTTATCCGGAAACTAAAAAACACCCGGTATGACCTGGCGATTGATGTGTCCAACGGCTATCATTTTTCTCTTAACAGCGCTCTTCTCACCTTTTTCACCGGAGCGCGGTATCGTTTGGGATATGATCGGGAAGACGCCGGGACATTCATGAATGTTCTCGTTCCTCCGCCGCCGGAAAACACGCCCATGGCGGAGGCCATGCAGAGGATAATTGATCCGATTCTTCCGGGGATACGAAAATATCAGACCGCCTTTTATGTGGGTGATCAGGATCGTTCCTTTGCCGGTGATTGGCTTCAGGAACACGAATTTACAGATAATGATTCATTCATTGTGATCCATCCCGGCGGGAAAGGAAAAAAACGCTGGAGTGTTCAAAACTTTGCAGACTTGATAAACCGCATCGGCGCCGCAGGTGAAAGAATTGTGGTAATCGGCGGAAAGGCTGAAAAAGAAACCATTCGAAGCTTGCGCGCTCTTGCAAAAGCACGGTTCGAGGTACTCGATGAGGCAACCATCGGGCAGATGGCGGCAGTAATCGAGCGCGCCGGTATGTTCATCAGCGGAGATACAGGACCGATGCACGTGGCTGTGGCGCTGGGAAAACCTGTCGTGGCGATTTTTTTAGCCAGCGATGCCAGGGTTTTCGGACATCAGGGGAAAAGATCACGAGTGGTGACCGGAGAAGGCGGAGCAGTTGCCGCGGAGGATGTGTACAAAGCGGTATGTGAACTTTCAAGGCGATGA
- the aroC gene encoding chorismate synthase, with amino-acid sequence MLGNTFGRLFRITTCGESYGKGLAVIVDGVPAGLALTEEYIQEELYKRRPGQSPIDSPRKETDIVQLFAGMLEGKTTGAPIGLIVYNVDTQQIHVEQYREVKDIIRPGHAEYTFYVKYGQYADWCGAGRASGRETVGRVAGGAVAKFILEQEGIEVLAYTKESHGITARDMTFEEIKANYRKNEINCPDLEAGKAMIADVINVRDAGDTAGGAIEVIARGVPAGLGEPVFDKLSADLAKGIMSIGAVKGIEIGGGFACAAMTGSQWNDEPYVDKNGKVRFRTNNAGGVLGGISNGEDIRIRVAVKPTPTISIDQDSVNMATMENTKLSAITRRDATLLPRIYPVIEAMTRCVILDHLYMWRAWCGMQRYENPWK; translated from the coding sequence ATGCTTGGAAACACGTTTGGACGTCTATTCCGGATCACGACCTGCGGCGAGTCTTACGGCAAAGGTCTTGCAGTAATTGTGGATGGTGTTCCCGCAGGGTTAGCCCTGACCGAAGAATATATTCAGGAAGAGCTTTACAAACGCCGGCCGGGACAGAGTCCCATCGATTCACCCCGCAAGGAAACGGACATCGTCCAGTTGTTTGCGGGAATGCTCGAGGGAAAAACCACCGGCGCACCCATCGGTTTGATCGTTTACAATGTGGATACTCAGCAGATTCATGTGGAACAATATCGTGAGGTTAAAGATATTATTCGTCCCGGACATGCAGAGTACACTTTTTACGTGAAGTACGGGCAGTATGCGGACTGGTGCGGCGCCGGAAGAGCCTCGGGACGTGAGACTGTCGGGCGTGTGGCCGGAGGCGCGGTGGCGAAATTCATTCTCGAACAGGAAGGCATCGAGGTTCTGGCATATACGAAGGAGAGCCATGGAATAACGGCCCGCGATATGACTTTCGAGGAGATTAAAGCCAATTACCGCAAGAACGAAATCAACTGTCCCGACCTGGAAGCCGGTAAAGCGATGATCGCGGATGTTATCAATGTTCGTGACGCCGGAGATACCGCCGGAGGCGCTATTGAAGTAATCGCCCGCGGGGTTCCGGCCGGACTTGGAGAGCCGGTGTTCGACAAGCTTTCGGCAGACCTGGCCAAGGGAATCATGTCTATCGGCGCGGTCAAGGGAATTGAGATCGGCGGCGGTTTCGCCTGCGCTGCCATGACCGGCTCCCAGTGGAATGATGAACCGTATGTTGATAAGAACGGCAAGGTGCGGTTCAGGACCAATAATGCCGGCGGCGTCCTGGGCGGTATTTCCAACGGAGAAGACATCCGTATCCGTGTCGCGGTGAAACCGACTCCCACCATATCCATCGATCAGGATTCAGTAAACATGGCAACCATGGAAAACACAAAGCTTTCCGCCATCACCCGCCGTGATGCGACCCTTCTGCCCCGTATCTATCCGGTCATCGAGGCCATGACACGCTGCGTGATTCTGGATCATCTCTATATGTGGAGAGCCTGGTGCGGGATGCAGCGCTATGAAAATCCCTGGAAGTAA
- a CDS encoding DUF2442 domain-containing protein, whose product MLKVIGATYTEGYKIFVRFSNGESGLVDLADALWGQVFEPLRDVEMFRKFEVSHILHTIQWENDADLAPEYLYDKMIEQTASHGRTAAHQ is encoded by the coding sequence ATGTTGAAAGTCATCGGTGCTACTTATACCGAAGGATATAAAATTTTCGTGAGGTTTAGTAATGGAGAAAGCGGTTTAGTCGATCTCGCCGATGCCTTGTGGGGTCAGGTTTTCGAACCACTCAGGGATGTGGAGATGTTCCGTAAATTTGAAGTTTCTCATATTCTTCACACCATACAGTGGGAAAACGATGCGGACCTGGCTCCCGAGTACCTCTACGATAAAATGATAGAGCAAACAGCCTCGCACGGGCGTACTGCAGCGCACCAATAA
- a CDS encoding DUF4160 domain-containing protein, producing MPEICRFLGIVIYLLYDDHKPPHFHAEYGDYMITVEIHTGVIEGRFPRRALKALMEWYEMYRNELLEDWNLASQHQTLKKIPPLE from the coding sequence ATGCCGGAAATTTGCAGATTCCTTGGAATTGTTATTTACTTGCTCTACGATGATCACAAACCTCCGCATTTCCACGCAGAATATGGAGATTACATGATCACTGTGGAGATTCATACTGGTGTCATCGAGGGACGGTTCCCACGAAGGGCGCTGAAAGCGCTCATGGAATGGTATGAAATGTATAGGAACGAACTGCTGGAAGACTGGAACCTTGCTTCACAGCACCAGACTCTGAAGAAGATCCCACCCTTGGAGTGA
- a CDS encoding type I restriction enzyme HsdR N-terminal domain-containing protein: MDFIEKLQALSAKILKQKDMIQTEEATKHAFVLPFISALGYDISDPMDVVPEFTADVGIKKGEKVDYAIMRDDKVIMLFECKAVNVNLADEHASQLFRYFSVTDARIAVLTDGIIYRFYSDIDETNKMDSKPFMELNMLDIQEHWVPDLKRLTKQSFNLDEILSVAGEMKYTREIKRILGEELNAPTENFVRFFSKRVYNGMLTQSVREMFTTITKKAFTQFINDTINERLRSAMTTPSQDTLAQPQPGPSSQVIGSEDETEAGIVTTPEELEGFYIVKALLRQTVDSSRIVHRDTKGYFGILLDDSNRKPICRLYFSGKQKYIGFFDKEKKEERIPIERLDDLYKYTERLKTIVAMYNKPVDHITSTTVSDNRI, from the coding sequence ATGGACTTTATCGAAAAACTTCAGGCCCTGTCGGCGAAGATTTTAAAACAAAAGGATATGATCCAAACCGAGGAAGCTACAAAACACGCTTTTGTTCTGCCGTTTATAAGCGCGCTCGGATACGACATCTCCGATCCCATGGATGTCGTCCCCGAGTTCACCGCCGATGTGGGGATAAAGAAAGGTGAAAAAGTCGATTATGCGATCATGCGGGACGACAAGGTTATCATGCTATTCGAGTGCAAGGCTGTGAATGTAAATCTCGCTGATGAGCATGCATCACAACTTTTTCGCTACTTTTCGGTCACCGATGCTCGAATCGCGGTCCTTACTGACGGGATTATCTACCGGTTCTATTCGGATATCGATGAGACAAACAAAATGGATTCAAAGCCTTTCATGGAATTGAACATGCTTGACATTCAAGAACATTGGGTGCCTGATCTTAAGCGCCTGACAAAACAGTCATTTAATCTCGATGAAATACTTTCAGTCGCGGGAGAAATGAAGTACACTCGTGAAATCAAACGAATACTCGGTGAGGAACTGAACGCCCCTACTGAGAATTTTGTGAGGTTCTTTTCGAAACGTGTTTACAATGGCATGCTTACACAATCGGTCCGCGAGATGTTCACTACTATCACAAAGAAAGCCTTTACACAGTTTATCAATGACACCATTAACGAAAGGCTAAGATCGGCCATGACTACACCCTCCCAAGATACCCTTGCTCAACCACAACCTGGACCCAGTAGTCAAGTTATCGGGAGTGAAGATGAGACTGAGGCAGGGATCGTAACAACACCTGAAGAACTGGAGGGCTTCTATATTGTAAAGGCACTACTAAGGCAGACGGTTGATTCCTCCCGTATAGTACATCGGGACACAAAAGGGTATTTTGGTATTCTGTTAGACGATTCCAACCGCAAGCCAATCTGTCGGTTATATTTTAGTGGGAAACAGAAGTACATCGGCTTCTTTGATAAAGAGAAGAAAGAGGAAAGAATCCCGATTGAGAGACTTGACGATCTTTACAAGTATACTGAACGGTTGAAGACTATAGTGGCTATGTACAACAAACCAGTAGACCATATTACCTCTACCACGGTTTCGGACAATCGCATCTAA
- the aroA gene encoding 3-phosphoshikimate 1-carboxyvinyltransferase → MEASSQKSVLNGAVLVPASKSHTIRAIVIASLAHGKSVIASPLDSFDTRSAADAARAFGAHIDISGDHWTISGVGGEPKIPEDVIDVGNSGTTLYFSMGTAALVDGWTVLTGDYQIRRRTAAPLINALGPLGAEVFSTRGNGMAPLVIRGKIAGGAASVSGISSQYISSLLLACPLAAGDTELIVTVLNERPYVNMTLNWLAGQGIVPEISGDMSSIKIRGGQSYSAFKKRIPADFSSAAFPLCAGVLAGGTVVLKDLDINDPQGDKEIINILRKMGASIETSSDGITVRGGNLRGIDIDMNSIPDALPVMAVCACFAKGTTVLQNVPQARIKETDRIAVMARELGKLGANIKEMPDGLIIKGTGLRGGKVHGHGDHRVVMALTVAGFAADGTVTVDTAETASVTYPGFWDVMRSLGGNIQIHD, encoded by the coding sequence ATGGAAGCATCTTCACAAAAATCTGTCCTTAATGGCGCCGTGCTTGTTCCGGCGTCGAAGTCCCATACCATTCGAGCGATCGTAATCGCTTCTCTCGCCCATGGTAAATCAGTGATAGCCTCACCGCTTGACTCGTTTGACACCCGGTCGGCGGCGGATGCGGCAAGAGCTTTCGGCGCTCACATAGATATTTCGGGCGATCACTGGACAATATCGGGAGTCGGGGGAGAACCCAAAATACCCGAAGATGTGATCGATGTCGGCAATTCGGGCACCACGCTGTACTTTTCCATGGGAACAGCGGCTTTGGTAGATGGCTGGACGGTTTTGACCGGCGATTACCAGATCAGACGTCGTACTGCGGCGCCTCTCATCAATGCGCTCGGTCCCCTCGGGGCCGAGGTGTTTTCAACCCGCGGAAACGGTATGGCGCCTCTGGTGATACGAGGCAAAATAGCCGGCGGAGCGGCAAGCGTCTCCGGTATTTCTTCTCAATATATTTCCAGTCTTCTTTTGGCTTGTCCTCTTGCAGCCGGGGATACAGAGCTTATTGTGACCGTGCTGAACGAGCGTCCCTATGTCAATATGACCCTGAACTGGCTCGCCGGACAGGGCATCGTTCCGGAAATAAGCGGTGACATGTCATCTATTAAGATCAGGGGAGGACAATCCTATTCCGCTTTCAAGAAGCGTATTCCGGCCGATTTCTCTTCGGCGGCGTTTCCTCTCTGCGCCGGAGTTCTTGCCGGAGGAACGGTAGTTCTTAAAGATCTGGATATTAACGATCCCCAGGGCGACAAAGAAATCATTAACATCCTGCGGAAAATGGGCGCCTCCATCGAAACGAGCAGTGATGGGATCACCGTTCGCGGAGGGAATCTCAGGGGAATCGATATCGATATGAATTCCATTCCGGACGCTCTTCCTGTCATGGCGGTATGCGCCTGTTTCGCTAAAGGAACAACAGTCCTCCAAAATGTTCCCCAGGCGCGAATAAAAGAGACCGATCGTATTGCAGTCATGGCCCGCGAGCTGGGCAAACTCGGCGCGAATATCAAGGAAATGCCGGACGGTTTGATTATCAAGGGAACAGGACTGAGAGGTGGAAAAGTCCATGGCCATGGCGATCATCGGGTGGTCATGGCGCTCACTGTGGCTGGATTTGCCGCTGACGGAACGGTTACGGTGGATACTGCGGAAACAGCCAGTGTTACCTATCCCGGGTTCTGGGATGTTATGCGCTCTCTCGGAGGAAACATACAAATACACGATTGA
- a CDS encoding sugar-binding protein, whose translation MLRKLLSALVCFGFLWSVSTQAQDIKEYTVKRAPGPIVLDGKLNDPGWAEAPLTDKFIIYYNGNAAVYSTQAKMLWDNKYLYVGFINADKDVWAKTVVWTDPKYCLCSEEVVEVFIDPDGDGLNYLEAEINPFKAVMDLQLNKEISKGGTLNYNFSYQDLKIGITFQGTFNDSTDVDTGWVAELAFPFAEIAQWAPTMNFPPKSGDMWRLNLYRYNYDRVNIKNPELSAWTQTDKARGFHAPDRFSRVFFSSEVSGTPTLVNRTGELPQNMTVTRNFPNPFNPATTIEFVTPSSGFARLDILNVTGQKIRSLLSREIGSGVYTMTWDGRDEKGASAPSGVYFSRLSMGAAFSTHRMLLLK comes from the coding sequence ATGCTTCGGAAATTGCTTTCGGCTTTAGTGTGTTTCGGATTCCTTTGGAGTGTTTCAACACAGGCGCAGGATATCAAAGAATACACGGTTAAACGTGCGCCCGGCCCGATAGTCCTTGACGGCAAACTTAACGATCCCGGCTGGGCTGAAGCGCCGCTTACCGATAAATTCATCATTTATTACAACGGCAATGCGGCAGTTTACTCTACACAGGCCAAAATGCTCTGGGATAACAAATATCTTTATGTCGGATTCATTAACGCCGATAAAGATGTATGGGCAAAAACCGTGGTCTGGACCGATCCGAAATATTGCCTCTGCAGCGAAGAGGTTGTTGAGGTGTTCATCGATCCCGATGGCGACGGTTTGAATTACCTGGAGGCGGAGATCAATCCATTCAAGGCAGTAATGGACCTCCAACTGAATAAGGAGATATCCAAGGGAGGCACACTGAATTATAACTTTAGCTACCAGGATTTGAAAATCGGGATAACCTTCCAGGGAACGTTTAATGATTCGACAGATGTTGACACCGGCTGGGTTGCCGAGCTCGCTTTCCCGTTCGCCGAAATCGCCCAATGGGCGCCGACCATGAACTTTCCTCCGAAATCGGGCGATATGTGGCGGCTGAACCTCTACCGGTACAATTACGACCGGGTTAACATCAAAAATCCGGAGCTTTCCGCCTGGACCCAGACTGATAAAGCAAGGGGATTCCACGCGCCAGATCGGTTCAGCAGGGTCTTTTTCTCAAGCGAAGTTTCCGGAACACCGACCCTGGTTAACCGAACGGGAGAATTGCCGCAAAATATGACAGTCACCCGCAATTTCCCCAATCCTTTCAACCCGGCGACTACCATTGAATTTGTAACCCCTTCTTCCGGTTTTGCCCGTCTGGACATATTAAATGTGACCGGGCAGAAGATAAGATCCCTTCTTTCAAGAGAGATCGGCTCCGGTGTTTATACCATGACCTGGGACGGCCGTGACGAAAAAGGCGCATCCGCACCCTCCGGAGTTTATTTCTCGAGACTGTCCATGGGGGCCGCTTTTTCCACACACCGGATGCTGCTTCTGAAATAA